The following proteins are co-located in the Roseovarius arcticus genome:
- a CDS encoding c-type cytochrome produces MAEFLTKSRARNIFYGGSIFFVVVFLALTVQSHRYVVSTSTAGMPLTEEVAHGKRVWERNSCINCHTLHGEGAYFAPELGNVMTRWGVQDDPEGAFEMMDGWIEAQPSGIEGRRQMPYFKLTEEDKRGLAEFLRWADQTDTQGWPPNDAG; encoded by the coding sequence ATGGCCGAGTTCCTGACCAAGTCGCGGGCGCGCAATATCTTCTACGGCGGGTCGATTTTCTTCGTCGTCGTATTCCTTGCGCTAACCGTACAAAGCCACCGCTATGTGGTGTCCACATCGACGGCCGGCATGCCGCTGACCGAAGAGGTCGCGCACGGCAAGCGCGTGTGGGAGCGTAACAGCTGCATCAACTGCCATACGCTGCACGGGGAGGGGGCCTATTTTGCACCCGAACTGGGCAACGTCATGACCCGCTGGGGCGTGCAGGACGATCCCGAAGGCGCGTTCGAGATGATGGACGGCTGGATCGAGGCACAGCCCAGCGGCATCGAAGGCCGCCGCCAGATGCCATATTTTAAGCTGACCGAAGAGGACAAGCGCGGGCTGGCAGAATTTCTGCGCTGGGCCGACCAAACCGACACGCAGGGCTGGCCGCCCAATGACGCAGGTTAA
- a CDS encoding RrF2 family transcriptional regulator: protein MKIDKFTDYALRVLMTLAVRAPARVATSEIAATFGLSDNHLSKVATRLAREGFIASERGRNGGLTLACAATEINVGNVVRAMKRGDPVVECFGADQSCVILPACGLREPLAEAQEAFFAALDRYTLADVTHPRRALGSLMDGAPTKSGSSRKL from the coding sequence ATGAAGATAGACAAATTCACAGACTATGCCCTTCGTGTGCTGATGACGCTGGCGGTGCGCGCACCCGCACGTGTGGCAACATCCGAGATCGCGGCAACATTTGGGCTATCGGACAATCACCTGTCCAAGGTCGCCACTCGATTAGCGCGCGAGGGCTTTATCGCATCTGAACGGGGCCGCAACGGTGGTCTGACGCTGGCCTGCGCTGCCACTGAAATCAATGTCGGCAACGTGGTGCGCGCGATGAAACGCGGTGATCCAGTGGTCGAGTGCTTTGGCGCGGATCAGTCCTGCGTAATCCTACCGGCGTGCGGACTGCGCGAACCATTGGCAGAGGCCCAAGAGGCGTTTTTTGCCGCGCTCGACCGCTACACGCTCGCCGATGTAACGCATCCCCGTCGCGCGCTTGGCTCCTTGATGGATGGGGCGCCAACAAAGAGCGGAAGTTCTCGCAAGCTGTAG
- the nirK gene encoding copper-containing nitrite reductase, translating into MTHSADDKLQSPGRRNMLRGTALAGAAALTGTMATAGMVARAATPPPRMTIPDPKVIRVQQQQIDRAEPADLSGVERVQQKMVRPPFAPQHEQVATGAPKIVEVELVVDERLMVVDEDTGASIWAMTYNGSVPGPLIIVHQNDYIELTLKSRGRNTLEHNIDFHASTGALGGGALTHIYPGEETVLRFKATKPGCFTYHCAPGGAMIPYHVCHGMNGAVMVLPRDGLKDKDGNALPYDDIAYIGEQDYYLPKNADGTFKTYANAGDDYAESLEAMRTLIPTHSVFNGAVGALTGTRALRSAVGKTVLMIHNQSNRDSRPHLIGGHGDYVWETGFAEPPLTGVETWFVRGGTAMAAMYKFEQPGVYAYVNHNLIEASILGATAHFVVDGEWNNDLMEQVVAPRTFEV; encoded by the coding sequence ATGACACATTCGGCCGACGACAAACTGCAATCACCGGGGCGCCGCAATATGCTTCGCGGCACTGCCCTTGCGGGCGCCGCCGCCCTGACGGGCACCATGGCGACTGCTGGCATGGTTGCCCGTGCTGCCACGCCCCCGCCGCGGATGACCATACCAGACCCCAAAGTCATCCGCGTGCAGCAACAGCAGATAGACCGTGCGGAGCCTGCAGATCTGTCGGGCGTAGAGCGCGTCCAGCAAAAGATGGTTCGCCCACCTTTCGCGCCTCAGCATGAACAGGTGGCCACAGGCGCGCCCAAGATCGTCGAGGTCGAACTCGTCGTAGACGAGCGCCTGATGGTGGTCGACGAGGATACAGGCGCATCGATCTGGGCGATGACCTATAACGGCTCGGTTCCCGGACCGCTGATCATCGTGCATCAGAACGACTATATCGAATTGACCCTCAAAAGCCGTGGCCGCAATACCTTGGAGCATAACATCGACTTTCACGCCTCCACTGGCGCGCTGGGTGGCGGTGCGCTGACCCATATCTATCCGGGCGAGGAAACCGTGCTGCGCTTCAAGGCGACCAAGCCGGGATGCTTTACCTATCACTGCGCCCCCGGCGGTGCGATGATCCCATATCACGTCTGCCACGGCATGAACGGCGCCGTCATGGTGCTGCCCCGCGACGGGCTAAAGGACAAGGACGGCAACGCCCTGCCCTATGACGATATCGCCTATATCGGCGAGCAGGACTACTACCTGCCCAAGAATGCCGACGGTACGTTCAAGACTTACGCCAACGCCGGCGACGACTATGCAGAATCGCTTGAGGCGATGCGCACGCTGATCCCGACGCATTCGGTGTTCAACGGCGCCGTTGGTGCGCTGACCGGAACCAGAGCGTTGCGCTCAGCCGTGGGTAAAACGGTCCTGATGATCCACAATCAGTCAAATCGCGACAGCCGCCCACACCTGATCGGCGGTCACGGTGATTACGTCTGGGAGACAGGCTTTGCCGAGCCGCCGCTGACTGGCGTCGAGACATGGTTTGTGCGCGGCGGTACCGCGATGGCGGCGATGTACAAGTTCGAGCAGCCCGGCGTTTATGCCTACGTCAACCACAACCTGATCGAAGCATCGATCCTGGGCGCGACCGCGCATTTTGTGGTGGATGGCGAATGGAACAATGACCTGATGGAACAGGTCGTCGCGCCGCGCACGTTTGAGGTTTGA
- a CDS encoding Crp/Fnr family transcriptional regulator, translated as MRKLDESLLTHLAPFSALTKGEIREILDQATSHRYVAGEAVFEQSAPADRFFLLLDGYIRVVRMTPDGDHVTMMHIPAGQLFGIAKALGHTHYPASAVCASETIALAWPMRLWSEFEQRYTGFSTANQQMVGRRLNELHDRVVEMATQQVEQRIANALVRLIKQTGRKTDSGIEVDFPITRQDLSEITGTTLHTVSRLLSAWEKRGIVESRRKRIVVSQPDQLIVMAETTAQR; from the coding sequence TTGCGCAAACTTGACGAGAGCCTGTTGACCCACCTCGCGCCCTTTTCGGCGCTGACGAAAGGGGAGATCCGCGAGATTCTGGATCAGGCCACTTCGCACCGCTACGTTGCGGGCGAAGCAGTATTTGAGCAAAGCGCGCCCGCAGACCGGTTTTTTCTGCTGCTTGATGGCTATATTCGCGTCGTGCGCATGACGCCTGACGGCGATCATGTGACAATGATGCACATTCCTGCCGGCCAGTTGTTTGGCATCGCCAAGGCATTGGGGCACACACACTATCCCGCCAGCGCAGTCTGCGCGTCCGAGACTATTGCGCTGGCGTGGCCCATGCGTCTGTGGTCCGAGTTCGAGCAGCGCTATACCGGATTTTCCACCGCAAACCAGCAAATGGTCGGCAGACGGCTGAACGAGCTGCATGACCGTGTCGTGGAAATGGCGACCCAGCAGGTCGAGCAGCGCATCGCGAATGCTTTGGTGCGCCTGATCAAACAGACAGGTCGCAAGACTGACAGTGGGATCGAGGTTGATTTCCCGATCACGCGGCAGGACCTGTCGGAAATTACCGGCACGACACTGCATACTGTCAGCCGGTTGCTGAGCGCTTGGGAAAAGCGCGGTATTGTCGAAAGCCGCCGCAAGCGGATTGTTGTTAGCCAGCCTGACCAACTGATCGTCATGGCAGAGACCACTGCGCAGCGATAG
- a CDS encoding SUMF1/EgtB/PvdO family nonheme iron enzyme has protein sequence MKRQFKFAIGAIGLAAMTGIAITGAAWITRGPGASLLPDMAGPIALADGRSVWVQHFEVTVADWNVCYDAGGCALWMVVRPDQQVATTPATGISYPDARQYVDWINDATGGAFRLPTVAEWVQIAASVMPEEPEPLFTDPSLSWASAYLIEADIPRALKPSGSFSTTAAGVADLDGSVWEWTQDCYSGTEDSAPGDRCPAFYVAGLHIAAMSFLERDPARGGCAVGVPPAHLGLRLFSDNPN, from the coding sequence ATGAAACGTCAATTCAAGTTCGCTATCGGGGCAATAGGATTGGCAGCCATGACAGGCATCGCAATAACAGGGGCCGCGTGGATAACACGCGGCCCCGGTGCGTCCCTTTTGCCGGACATGGCGGGGCCGATCGCCTTGGCGGACGGGCGCAGCGTCTGGGTGCAACACTTTGAGGTCACGGTGGCCGATTGGAACGTTTGCTATGATGCGGGCGGTTGCGCGCTGTGGATGGTGGTGCGCCCCGATCAGCAAGTAGCGACCACGCCGGCCACCGGGATCAGCTATCCTGATGCGCGCCAGTATGTCGATTGGATCAACGACGCGACTGGTGGCGCGTTCCGCCTGCCCACCGTCGCAGAATGGGTGCAAATCGCGGCAAGCGTCATGCCGGAGGAGCCTGAGCCGCTCTTTACTGATCCATCGCTCAGCTGGGCATCGGCCTATCTGATCGAGGCAGATATCCCCCGCGCGCTAAAGCCATCAGGCAGCTTTTCGACGACCGCCGCAGGCGTCGCAGATCTGGACGGATCGGTCTGGGAATGGACGCAGGACTGTTACTCAGGTACCGAGGATTCCGCGCCCGGCGACCGCTGTCCGGCGTTCTATGTCGCCGGTTTGCATATTGCAGCCATGTCATTTCTTGAGCGTGATCCAGCGCGCGGCGGTTGCGCCGTCGGTGTGCCGCCCGCGCATCTGGGCCTCAGGCTGTTTTCCGACAATCCAAACTAA
- a CDS encoding NnrS family protein: MATGTAARMRAWTGPAILSFGFRPFFLGGAIWAVVAMILWVLMLSGQLVLPTRFDPVSWHAHEFLFGYLGAILAGFLLTAVPNWTGRLPVIGWRLGALASVWLAGRAVIMVSSGLPWGVTAGIDLAFPILLGIVILREIVAGRNWRNLVVLILLAVFALANALFHLDAALGRNPAQGIGLRLGLATAMMMIAVIGGRVVPSFTRNWLASNGDAARPAPPMQRFDKGVLLFTVLVLALWAVRPFGAATGLLLLAMGLAHLGRLARWLGWRTGAEPLVWVLHVGYAFLPLGALAIGAAELWPDALAPAAAQHLWMAGAIGLMTLAVATRATLGHSGQKLHAGPGTVALYVLVIASVAARLAGGLWPDLPFLELAAICWIAAFGGFAVLYGPLLSQTKPAKG; this comes from the coding sequence ATGGCAACGGGAACAGCCGCGCGGATGCGGGCTTGGACTGGTCCGGCGATATTGTCGTTTGGTTTTCGCCCCTTCTTTTTGGGCGGCGCAATCTGGGCAGTCGTTGCGATGATCCTGTGGGTTTTGATGCTGTCCGGGCAATTGGTATTGCCGACACGGTTTGATCCGGTGTCTTGGCACGCACATGAATTTTTGTTCGGCTACCTCGGCGCGATCCTTGCTGGTTTCCTTTTAACGGCGGTGCCGAACTGGACCGGGCGTCTGCCTGTTATTGGCTGGCGGCTTGGCGCGCTCGCCTCGGTTTGGTTGGCCGGCCGCGCAGTGATAATGGTTTCCTCCGGCCTGCCATGGGGCGTCACCGCGGGTATTGATCTGGCGTTTCCTATCCTTCTGGGCATCGTTATCTTGCGCGAAATTGTCGCGGGCCGAAACTGGCGTAACCTCGTGGTGCTGATCTTGCTTGCGGTTTTTGCGCTGGCGAACGCGTTGTTTCATCTGGACGCGGCGCTAGGGCGCAATCCCGCACAGGGGATTGGTCTGCGGCTGGGGCTGGCCACTGCAATGATGATGATCGCGGTGATAGGCGGGCGCGTCGTGCCCAGCTTTACCCGCAACTGGCTGGCCAGCAACGGTGACGCGGCGCGGCCTGCACCGCCAATGCAGCGGTTTGACAAGGGTGTCTTGCTGTTTACGGTATTGGTTCTGGCGCTTTGGGCGGTGCGGCCATTTGGCGCCGCAACCGGGTTATTGCTGCTGGCAATGGGCCTGGCTCATCTGGGGCGCCTTGCGCGCTGGCTGGGCTGGCGGACGGGCGCAGAGCCGCTGGTTTGGGTGCTGCATGTGGGGTATGCGTTTTTACCGCTGGGCGCGCTGGCGATAGGAGCGGCGGAACTTTGGCCGGACGCCCTCGCGCCCGCAGCAGCGCAACATCTATGGATGGCTGGGGCGATCGGGCTGATGACACTGGCGGTGGCGACGCGGGCGACACTGGGGCATTCGGGGCAGAAATTGCATGCGGGGCCAGGGACGGTGGCGCTCTATGTCTTGGTCATTGCGTCAGTTGCAGCGCGGCTGGCGGGCGGGCTATGGCCGGATCTGCCATTTCTAGAACTGGCAGCAATCTGCTGGATCGCAGCGTTCGGCGGGTTTGCCGTGCTCTATGGACCCCTCCTTTCGCAGACGAAACCGGCGAAGGGGTGA
- a CDS encoding pseudoazurin, whose protein sequence is MFFKVSSAVAVALLTSGAAYAETVEVHMLNKGEAGMMVFEPGFIQIAPGDTVKFIAEDKGHNAESIDGMMPEGAEAFKGKINEEIEVTLDAPGYYGVKCAPHFAMGMVMTIAVGDQDVPAEFLEGRLPKNAKKRFEEELASK, encoded by the coding sequence ATGTTTTTCAAAGTAAGTTCAGCCGTAGCCGTAGCTCTTTTGACGTCAGGTGCGGCATATGCCGAAACCGTCGAAGTTCACATGCTGAACAAGGGCGAGGCTGGCATGATGGTTTTCGAGCCAGGCTTTATCCAGATCGCGCCCGGCGACACCGTCAAATTCATCGCCGAGGACAAGGGGCATAACGCCGAAAGCATTGACGGAATGATGCCCGAAGGCGCCGAGGCGTTCAAAGGCAAGATTAATGAAGAGATCGAAGTGACGCTGGACGCACCGGGATACTACGGCGTCAAATGCGCTCCGCACTTTGCCATGGGCATGGTTATGACCATCGCGGTCGGCGATCAGGACGTGCCTGCCGAATTTCTGGAAGGACGCCTGCCCAAAAACGCCAAGAAGCGTTTTGAAGAAGAGCTTGCCAGCAAATAG
- a CDS encoding cbb3-type cytochrome c oxidase subunit I, with amino-acid sequence MKYQSQQVAYAYFVCAMALFAVQVLGGLTIGWIYVQPNFLAETFPFHIIRMIHTNALIVWLLLGFFGAAYFMVPEESEREIWSVKLAYIQLALMMIGTLGAVGSYLMGIHGGREFLEQPLWVKFGILVAALIFLFNISMTVLAGRKTAVTGVLLMGLWLLSLLWVFAFINPENLSLDKMYWWFVVHLWVEATWELVMAAILAFLLLKLTGVDREVIEKWLYVIVATALFTGILGTGHHFYWIGLPGYWQWIGTIFGTLEIVPFFLMMSFAFVMVWKGRRNHPNKAALLWSLGSATVAFFGAGVWGVLHNMHGVNFYSHGTQITAAHGHLAFYGAYVAMNLAIITYAMPLLRGREPYNQVLNMGSFWLMTGGMAFMTFTLTFAGVIQTHMQRVLGYYYMEVQDGLTLFYVMRFTAGIAVVLGALLFIYSVLVVRRREVVAPGAANPAPAKSDPVPGE; translated from the coding sequence ATGAAATATCAATCACAACAGGTCGCGTATGCTTACTTCGTCTGCGCTATGGCGCTCTTTGCTGTGCAGGTTTTGGGCGGACTGACGATTGGGTGGATCTACGTCCAGCCGAATTTTCTGGCCGAGACATTTCCTTTTCACATCATTCGCATGATCCACACCAACGCGCTCATCGTCTGGCTGCTGCTGGGCTTTTTCGGTGCCGCCTACTTTATGGTGCCCGAAGAATCCGAGCGCGAGATTTGGTCGGTCAAGCTGGCCTATATCCAACTGGCGTTGATGATGATCGGCACGCTGGGGGCCGTGGGCAGCTATCTGATGGGCATCCACGGCGGGCGCGAGTTTCTGGAGCAACCCCTGTGGGTCAAGTTCGGCATCCTCGTCGCCGCGTTGATATTCCTTTTCAATATCTCGATGACAGTCCTGGCGGGGCGCAAGACTGCCGTAACCGGCGTTCTGCTGATGGGCCTGTGGCTGTTGTCGCTGCTATGGGTGTTTGCCTTTATCAACCCCGAAAACCTGAGCTTGGACAAGATGTACTGGTGGTTTGTCGTCCACCTGTGGGTCGAGGCAACGTGGGAGCTGGTGATGGCTGCGATCCTCGCCTTCCTGCTGCTCAAGTTGACGGGGGTTGACCGCGAAGTGATCGAGAAATGGCTCTATGTCATCGTCGCGACCGCGCTCTTTACAGGCATCCTTGGCACCGGGCACCATTTTTACTGGATCGGCCTGCCGGGCTATTGGCAATGGATCGGGACAATCTTTGGCACGCTCGAAATCGTGCCGTTCTTTTTGATGATGTCCTTTGCGTTCGTCATGGTCTGGAAGGGGCGGCGCAACCATCCCAACAAGGCGGCGCTGCTATGGTCGCTGGGCTCTGCCACCGTTGCGTTCTTTGGCGCAGGCGTGTGGGGCGTGCTGCATAACATGCACGGCGTGAACTTCTACAGCCACGGCACGCAGATCACGGCGGCGCATGGCCACCTTGCCTTCTACGGCGCCTATGTGGCGATGAACCTAGCGATCATAACCTATGCGATGCCACTGCTGCGGGGCCGCGAGCCCTATAACCAAGTGCTGAACATGGGATCCTTCTGGTTGATGACGGGGGGCATGGCGTTCATGACCTTTACCCTGACATTCGCGGGCGTGATCCAGACGCACATGCAGCGGGTGCTGGGCTACTATTACATGGAAGTGCAGGACGGCCTGACCTTGTTCTACGTCATGCGGTTCACGGCCGGTATCGCCGTGGTGCTGGGCGCGCTTTTGTTCATTTACTCCGTGTTGGTGGTGCGCCGCCGCGAGGTGGTCGCGCCGGGCGCCGCCAATCCGGCCCCTGCTAAATCTGACCCGGTTCCGGGAGAATGA